DNA sequence from the bacterium genome:
TCGGTGTGGTAGCCGCCGACCAGCTCCGACTCGGCCTCGGGCAGGTCGAACGGCGCGCGGTTCGTCTCGGCGAAGCCGGCGACGAGCAGCGCGAGCGCGCCGACCGGCAGGTAGCAGAGGTTCCAGAGCCGGCCGGCCTGCTGCTCGACGATCAGCTCCGGGCGGAGCGTGCCGGAGAAGACGAGCGCGCCGACGACGGCGAGGCCGAGCGCCAGCTCGTAGCTGATCATCTGCGCCGCGGAGCGCAGCCCGCCGAACTGCGAGTACTTGTTGTTCGAGCTCCAGCCGGCGAGGATGATCCCGTAGACGCCGAGCCCCGAGGCGGCGAGCAGCAGCAGCACGCCGACGTCCACGTCCACGATCCGCAGCGGAACGTCGATCCCGAGCAGATGGAGCTTCGAGCCG
Encoded proteins:
- a CDS encoding NADH-quinone oxidoreductase subunit H, whose translation is MDAATMLATALKVVILAGAVISLVPLLTWLERRGAGFIQLRLGPNRVGPLGLFQPVADGLKFFFKEDILPPFVHKPTYVMAPIVALAAALTAFAVIPFGSKLHLLGIDVPLRIVDVDVGVLLLLAASGLGVYGIILAGWSSNNKYSQFGGLRSAAQMISYELALGLAVVGALVFSGTLRPELIVEQQAGRLWNLCYLPVGALALLVAGFAETNRAPFDLPEAESELVGGYHT